One window of Chryseobacterium sp. JJR-5R genomic DNA carries:
- a CDS encoding DUF6850 family outer membrane beta-barrel protein has product MMSNLKSSLLLMAAVSASLYIKAQDSTRIFPKINNQYSIERNFRSQFYDNPANKSDYSSSSFSEFSIGYHDNRRKVYREQLGAGEKGLSVSASSFLKLNTNRSVWGEASYQNLKKKTFRWNENLDYERIAPYTTADSLGGTLNVERYFFAGGLSQKINRWTVGGEVSYLAQLGYRARDPRLKSTTSDLSVNAGVNYKVFREYEAGVFGTVNKYTQNSSLNFQSVLGKPFVYQMIGLGNSNYFFSGGVNPAQTFEEFGYKGGIQISNKQGKDFYLRASAGRSNNTKSHKDNSSNTAFEISELENKNFELEGAKFLTLKEKHRIGLSANYKAVVRTGSEFGYSVNTNTTEQIFKRQAYRSENFMSSVKFLYQYTGENFSVSASPFFGYEEIKERTLYPNSGQKFEYSYLGITADYRQSLNSDQMISFRPYFSKRTVNKSINALSMTASKEINEWILHDYRFQASDITTFGASLRYDIKLEKLPAFFVSAAYEIQKIQKKNNNFAGASLGITF; this is encoded by the coding sequence ATGATGTCCAATTTAAAAAGCTCTTTACTGCTGATGGCTGCCGTTTCCGCTTCCCTGTATATAAAAGCGCAGGACAGCACACGGATCTTCCCTAAGATTAACAACCAGTACAGTATTGAAAGAAATTTCAGAAGCCAGTTTTACGATAATCCGGCCAATAAGTCGGATTATAGTTCTTCCTCATTCTCAGAATTCAGCATAGGCTATCACGATAACCGCCGGAAGGTATACCGCGAACAGCTGGGTGCCGGTGAAAAAGGGCTTTCCGTAAGCGCATCCTCATTTTTAAAACTCAATACCAACCGCTCCGTATGGGGAGAAGCCAGCTACCAGAACCTGAAGAAAAAGACGTTCCGGTGGAATGAAAACCTGGATTATGAACGCATTGCGCCTTACACCACCGCAGATTCGCTGGGCGGAACCCTGAATGTGGAACGGTATTTTTTTGCAGGAGGCCTGTCCCAGAAAATCAACAGATGGACGGTGGGCGGTGAAGTAAGCTATCTTGCCCAGCTCGGCTACCGCGCCCGTGACCCGAGGCTGAAGAGCACCACATCAGACCTGTCTGTAAATGCAGGCGTAAACTATAAGGTATTCCGGGAATATGAGGCCGGAGTTTTCGGGACTGTCAACAAATACACCCAAAACAGCTCACTTAATTTCCAGAGCGTCTTGGGAAAACCTTTTGTGTACCAGATGATCGGTTTGGGCAATTCCAATTACTTTTTCAGCGGCGGGGTAAATCCGGCGCAGACTTTTGAGGAATTCGGGTATAAAGGAGGCATCCAGATATCGAATAAACAAGGGAAAGATTTTTATCTGCGGGCTTCAGCCGGACGTTCAAACAACACCAAAAGCCACAAAGACAACAGTTCAAATACCGCTTTTGAAATTTCAGAACTGGAAAACAAAAATTTTGAATTGGAAGGCGCTAAATTCCTGACGCTGAAAGAAAAACACAGGATCGGACTGTCTGCCAACTACAAAGCCGTGGTAAGGACCGGTTCGGAATTCGGGTATTCCGTAAATACCAATACTACCGAACAGATATTTAAAAGACAGGCCTACCGCTCAGAAAATTTCATGAGTTCAGTAAAATTTCTTTACCAATATACCGGAGAAAATTTTTCAGTCAGTGCTTCCCCGTTTTTCGGGTATGAAGAGATTAAGGAACGGACGCTTTATCCCAATTCCGGGCAGAAATTTGAATATTCCTATCTGGGCATAACAGCAGACTACCGCCAGTCGCTTAACTCTGACCAGATGATCTCATTCCGGCCTTATTTTTCAAAACGGACGGTCAACAAATCCATCAATGCTTTGAGCATGACGGCAAGCAAGGAGATCAATGAGTGGATCCTGCACGATTACCGGTTCCAGGCAAGCGATATTACCACTTTCGGTGCTTCGCTGAGATACGATATCAAACTTGAAAAGCTTCCTGCATTCTTTGTCTCTGCAGCGTACGAGATACAGAAAATCCAGAAAAAAAACAATAATTTTGCCGGTGCAAGCTTAGGAATTACATTTTAA
- a CDS encoding cytochrome-c peroxidase, which produces MKKGIYWGSGLIIIFLWSFTSKVSTDLSNIQDPSIEDIVKSYKKAIAEWPEPNIDKGVKWKEFAPLKSDSAYFAEQEKPNIILGKMLFFDPKLSQSNQISCSTCHDPEMGWSDRRHVALGNDHLLGSRNTMSLYNIAERTSFFWDGRAKSLEEQASGPLGAHHEMAMDVKTLPAKIQGIAGYRQLFKSAYGTEKVTYDKIVKSIADFQKTIKSQPSRFDRFLEGKYSSLSDEEIYGMHIFRTKARCMNCHNGQYLTDESFHNIGLTYYKRKYEDLGLYNITRKPEDVGKFKTPQLRDLMLTQPWMHNGLFDKLEGVVNIYNSGMHQLDPSAEKKLSDPLHPSADSLLKPLHLNKDEVKALVSFLTSMSGTKYKMRRPEFPVQ; this is translated from the coding sequence ATGAAAAAAGGTATTTATTGGGGTTCAGGTTTAATAATCATTTTCCTGTGGAGCTTTACTTCAAAAGTGAGCACAGACCTTTCCAACATTCAGGATCCGTCCATTGAAGACATCGTAAAAAGCTACAAAAAGGCCATTGCGGAATGGCCGGAACCGAATATTGACAAAGGCGTAAAATGGAAGGAGTTTGCTCCTCTTAAAAGTGATTCGGCCTATTTTGCAGAACAGGAAAAGCCGAATATCATTTTAGGGAAAATGCTTTTTTTCGATCCTAAATTATCCCAGTCCAACCAGATTTCCTGCAGTACCTGCCACGATCCTGAAATGGGCTGGTCAGACAGGAGGCACGTTGCCCTGGGAAATGACCATCTTCTCGGAAGCCGGAACACCATGTCGCTTTACAATATCGCAGAAAGAACCTCTTTTTTCTGGGACGGACGGGCCAAAAGCCTTGAAGAACAGGCTTCCGGTCCTTTGGGAGCACATCATGAAATGGCCATGGACGTGAAGACGCTGCCTGCAAAAATCCAGGGCATCGCAGGCTACCGGCAGCTTTTCAAAAGTGCATACGGAACCGAAAAAGTAACGTATGACAAAATTGTAAAATCAATTGCCGATTTCCAGAAAACCATCAAAAGCCAGCCGAGCCGCTTCGACAGGTTCCTGGAAGGGAAATACAGCTCGCTGTCTGATGAAGAAATTTACGGCATGCATATCTTCCGTACCAAGGCGCGCTGCATGAACTGCCATAACGGGCAGTACCTTACCGATGAGTCTTTCCACAATATAGGGCTCACCTATTATAAAAGAAAATATGAAGACCTGGGTTTGTACAACATTACCAGGAAGCCGGAAGATGTAGGAAAATTCAAAACCCCGCAGTTAAGAGACCTGATGCTTACCCAGCCCTGGATGCACAACGGCCTGTTTGACAAACTTGAAGGCGTGGTGAACATATACAACAGCGGAATGCACCAGCTTGACCCGAGTGCAGAAAAAAAATTATCGGATCCGCTTCATCCTTCCGCAGATTCTTTGCTGAAACCCCTGCATTTGAATAAAGATGAGGTTAAAGCACTGGTTTCTTTCCTTACCTCGATGTCCGGGACAAAATACAAAATGAGGAGGCCGGAATTTCCTGTACAGTAA
- a CDS encoding sodium:solute symporter has protein sequence MSSIDWAVLIFTLVAVVVYGVWIGRGQKSNASYLKADNKMPWYIVLIGIMATQASAITFLSAPGQAYTDGMRFVQYYFGLPLAMIVICITFIPIFQRLNVYTAYEYLENRFDKKTRVLTSLLFLFSRGLSTGISIYAPSIILSSVLNWNIYLTNVLTGGILLIYTYVGGAKAIAHTQKLQFLIILGTMAFAGYLLIQDMPGGIGFKDALYLAGKSGKLNVITTEFDWKDKYNLWSGLIGGFFLALSYFGTDQSQVGRYITAKDNTNAKMGLLLNGLVKIPMQFAILLIGALLFAFFSLKPAPVYFNERSYQHLKETQPEQATAFEKEHQDLQVKFNAESKEILKLKETHSPELNQTVQDFKNTQTEVKELHGRIEEAINKADYNAEKTDTNYIFLYFVKSTLPAGMVGLLFAVIFLASWGSISAALNSLAACSLKDIHLIFRKEMPDDATELKYSRLHTLAWGIFSIGVAMFATQMGSLIEAVNVLGSLFYGPILGIFLVAFYFKKINGANVFIAAILSEITVIAVYQFDIVSFLWLNVIGAAAVIIFSAVGLIFYKPKAVTS, from the coding sequence ATGAGCAGTATCGATTGGGCCGTTCTCATTTTTACCTTAGTGGCTGTGGTGGTGTACGGCGTATGGATCGGCCGTGGCCAGAAAAGCAACGCCTCCTACCTGAAAGCAGACAATAAAATGCCATGGTACATTGTGCTGATCGGGATTATGGCGACGCAGGCCAGTGCCATTACGTTTCTTTCAGCGCCGGGACAGGCGTATACCGACGGAATGCGTTTCGTTCAGTACTATTTTGGGCTGCCTCTCGCGATGATTGTCATCTGCATTACCTTTATCCCGATTTTCCAGCGCCTGAATGTATACACCGCCTATGAATACTTGGAAAACCGTTTCGATAAAAAAACAAGGGTGCTCACCTCGCTGCTTTTTCTTTTTTCCAGGGGATTATCCACAGGGATCAGCATTTATGCGCCGAGCATCATCCTGTCAAGCGTTCTCAACTGGAATATTTACTTAACCAATGTATTAACAGGCGGCATCCTGTTGATTTATACCTATGTCGGCGGAGCCAAAGCGATCGCCCACACCCAAAAATTACAGTTTCTCATTATTCTGGGAACCATGGCTTTTGCAGGTTATCTGCTGATCCAGGATATGCCGGGCGGCATCGGTTTTAAGGATGCGCTGTATCTCGCAGGGAAATCCGGAAAGCTGAATGTGATCACTACAGAATTCGACTGGAAAGACAAATACAACCTCTGGAGCGGGCTGATCGGCGGTTTTTTCCTGGCGCTTTCTTATTTCGGGACGGATCAGAGCCAGGTCGGGAGGTATATTACCGCGAAAGACAACACCAACGCAAAAATGGGCCTGCTGCTTAACGGATTGGTGAAGATCCCTATGCAGTTTGCCATTCTCCTGATCGGGGCTTTGCTTTTTGCTTTCTTTTCCCTGAAACCGGCGCCGGTTTATTTTAACGAACGCTCTTATCAGCATTTAAAGGAAACACAGCCTGAACAGGCAACGGCTTTTGAAAAAGAGCATCAGGACCTGCAGGTAAAATTCAATGCAGAATCAAAAGAAATTTTAAAGCTGAAAGAAACCCATTCACCGGAGCTTAATCAAACCGTTCAGGATTTTAAAAATACACAGACCGAGGTAAAAGAACTTCACGGCAGGATAGAAGAGGCGATCAATAAGGCAGACTACAATGCGGAAAAAACGGATACCAATTATATTTTCCTTTATTTCGTAAAAAGTACGCTGCCTGCAGGGATGGTCGGCCTCCTGTTTGCCGTTATTTTCCTGGCCAGCTGGGGCTCCATTTCCGCGGCGCTGAATTCCCTGGCCGCCTGCTCTTTAAAAGATATCCATCTGATCTTCAGAAAAGAAATGCCTGATGATGCCACCGAACTGAAATACAGCCGCCTGCATACCTTAGCCTGGGGCATCTTTTCCATCGGCGTCGCCATGTTTGCGACACAAATGGGTTCGCTTATTGAAGCGGTGAATGTATTGGGTTCCCTTTTCTACGGCCCGATCCTGGGGATTTTCCTTGTTGCGTTTTATTTTAAAAAAATCAACGGGGCGAATGTATTTATTGCGGCCATCCTGTCGGAAATTACCGTAATTGCCGTGTATCAGTTCGATATCGTTTCTTTCCTCTGGCTCAACGTCATCGGGGCAGCAGCCGTTATTATATTTTCTGCAGTCGGATTGATTTTTTATAAGCCGAAAGCAGTAACTTCGTAA
- a CDS encoding PIG-L family deacetylase encodes MFKKFIIVFILGFFTVFCPAQQVRPSKSAEIYRELKTLKHIPKVLYLAAHPDDENTGLLSWLINDRNVETGYLSLTRGDGGQNLLGTEQGAALGLIRTHELLEARKLDGAQQFFTRAIDFGFSKNTTDTFKQWDENSITADVVWVIRTFRPDVIICRFPPTAAAGHGQHAASAVVAEKAFKLAGDKNAFPDQLKYIKVWQPKRILWNTFRFGAVNTTAENQMKVTVGQYDAQLGMGYGELAGLSRSLHKSQGAGTQSVAGIRTEYFTHVAGEPAKGTLFDGVVKTWSAKGNSDIDQSLDKIISAFNFNNPNLSLPALLALRKKLMAIQDPELKKDKIKSLDQIILSCAGFMGEVVTNQAEAVAGNAYNFKLNLIARAENPVVVENVKWLNQSESVNRKLSRDSLITIQHDIQIPADAALTEPYWLAKPAVNAATFAVPNDTLIGLPEAESPLNVVLDLKIGLEKLRVKLPLSFKKLDPVRGDVVEALRIVPALELKFTQPLYLVKENEDLHLNLNIKVNSNKAFGNGKLNLMYNGERLGGADVSSINGKDITVDCVITKNKLVSIPSSRLQLDADFVADGVTYNKKQVLIQYPHLPSLQYFAPATIAVMKGDIRATVKKVGYIQGAGDFIPEFLRMAGIQVDVLKDEDFYGNADASGGNGSQNRLSQYDAIVLGIRANNTEKKLGRWMPFLWTYVKAGGNLLMQYNTNQDAMVSQLGMYPFNIANKRVTEENATVTFLNPNHKLLNFPNKITADDFKGWVQERGAYFPDQWDAAYEPLFEMHDTGEEPLQGSTLYTKYGKGNFIYTPLSFFRQLPAGNVGAALLFLNFLSAQKN; translated from the coding sequence ATGTTCAAAAAATTTATCATTGTATTTATTCTTGGCTTCTTTACGGTTTTTTGTCCGGCCCAGCAGGTCCGGCCCTCAAAATCAGCAGAAATTTACCGCGAACTCAAAACCCTTAAACATATTCCTAAAGTGTTATACCTGGCGGCTCATCCCGATGATGAAAATACGGGATTGCTCTCTTGGCTGATCAATGACCGGAATGTAGAGACGGGTTATCTGTCATTAACCAGAGGTGATGGAGGACAGAATTTACTGGGAACCGAACAGGGAGCTGCCTTGGGATTGATCAGGACGCATGAGCTTTTGGAGGCGAGAAAGTTAGACGGCGCCCAACAGTTTTTTACCCGGGCAATTGATTTCGGGTTCTCTAAAAATACCACCGATACTTTTAAACAGTGGGATGAAAACAGCATTACCGCGGATGTGGTCTGGGTCATCCGTACCTTCCGTCCGGATGTGATCATCTGCCGTTTTCCGCCTACGGCTGCGGCAGGCCACGGACAGCATGCGGCTTCGGCGGTGGTAGCGGAAAAAGCTTTCAAGCTGGCAGGCGATAAAAATGCTTTCCCGGATCAACTGAAATATATTAAGGTCTGGCAGCCCAAACGCATATTGTGGAATACGTTCCGGTTTGGCGCAGTTAATACAACAGCCGAAAACCAGATGAAAGTTACGGTAGGGCAATATGATGCGCAACTGGGAATGGGCTATGGTGAACTGGCAGGATTAAGCAGAAGCTTACACAAAAGCCAGGGCGCGGGAACCCAGTCGGTAGCCGGGATCAGAACGGAATATTTTACCCATGTGGCCGGCGAACCCGCGAAAGGAACCCTTTTTGACGGAGTCGTAAAAACCTGGTCTGCAAAAGGAAACTCCGATATCGACCAATCTTTAGACAAAATTATTTCCGCTTTCAATTTCAATAACCCAAACCTTAGTTTGCCTGCTTTACTTGCTTTGCGGAAAAAGTTGATGGCGATACAGGATCCGGAACTTAAAAAAGATAAAATCAAATCGCTGGATCAGATCATTCTGAGTTGCGCCGGGTTTATGGGCGAAGTGGTGACCAACCAAGCTGAAGCCGTGGCCGGAAATGCATACAATTTCAAATTAAACCTGATTGCAAGAGCTGAAAACCCGGTTGTTGTGGAAAACGTAAAATGGCTGAACCAGTCGGAAAGCGTCAACAGGAAACTGTCCAGAGATTCTTTAATTACCATTCAGCATGATATTCAGATTCCTGCTGATGCCGCACTTACGGAACCGTACTGGCTGGCAAAGCCGGCGGTGAATGCGGCAACTTTCGCTGTTCCCAATGATACGTTGATCGGTTTGCCTGAAGCGGAATCACCGTTGAATGTTGTACTTGATTTAAAAATCGGCTTGGAAAAGTTGCGGGTAAAGCTTCCTTTATCGTTCAAGAAACTGGACCCGGTGCGCGGCGATGTGGTGGAAGCCCTTCGTATTGTTCCGGCCCTGGAACTGAAATTTACGCAGCCGCTTTATCTGGTAAAAGAAAATGAAGATTTGCATCTGAACTTAAATATTAAAGTCAATTCAAACAAAGCTTTTGGGAACGGCAAGCTGAACCTGATGTACAACGGCGAACGTTTGGGCGGCGCTGATGTCAGTTCAATCAACGGAAAAGATATAACAGTCGATTGCGTTATTACAAAAAACAAGCTTGTTTCGATACCATCCAGCCGTCTGCAGTTGGATGCTGATTTTGTTGCAGACGGAGTAACCTATAATAAAAAACAGGTACTGATCCAGTACCCGCATCTGCCTTCCTTACAGTATTTTGCGCCGGCAACGATCGCCGTCATGAAAGGCGATATCCGGGCGACGGTTAAAAAAGTAGGATATATCCAGGGAGCGGGCGATTTTATTCCTGAGTTCCTGCGCATGGCCGGTATCCAGGTGGATGTTTTGAAAGACGAAGATTTTTATGGCAATGCAGATGCATCAGGCGGAAACGGTAGTCAGAACAGATTATCGCAATACGATGCCATTGTCCTGGGAATCCGGGCAAATAATACGGAGAAAAAGCTGGGCCGCTGGATGCCTTTTTTATGGACTTATGTAAAAGCCGGCGGAAACCTGTTGATGCAGTACAACACCAACCAGGACGCGATGGTGAGTCAGTTGGGCATGTACCCATTCAACATTGCCAATAAGCGGGTTACTGAAGAAAATGCCACGGTGACCTTTTTAAATCCCAACCATAAACTGCTGAACTTCCCGAACAAGATTACAGCCGATGATTTCAAAGGCTGGGTGCAGGAGCGCGGCGCCTACTTCCCGGACCAATGGGATGCGGCTTACGAACCGCTTTTTGAAATGCACGACACCGGTGAAGAGCCGCTGCAGGGATCTACTTTATATACGAAATATGGCAAAGGGAATTTTATTTATACGCCTTTGTCCTTTTTCAGGCAGCTGCCTGCAGGAAATGTAGGGGCGGCCCTTTTGTTCCTGAATTTTTTATCGGCACAGAAAAACTGA
- a CDS encoding TonB-dependent receptor plug domain-containing protein gives MTLRILSFLFFMPFGSLLLFSQTEKIQLTIHASGENQRELGDVSVKSTGNSSVTNEKGDVILFLSRGRHHIILTHTNYQEKELDVNVDASKTLNIRLQAIDKLEEVVMFSKESTGLTTKSVIDRKAMEHLQPSSFSDLMELLPGGLAKTPALSINNRPLIRENRGDMSNGPGKYDTSSLGVQFMVDGNVINSNADMQVSLDNSQFGYSPQARETATTGIDMRTISTNDIEKVEIIRGIPSASYGDLTSGLIKIERKIGASPLQARFKADGFSKQYYVGKGFKVSDSWQINAGADFLDSKANPTDDFENYQRATASIRSVKKGFLGSRPLEWRSSIDFSTNIDAKKNDPDNGVPDIDRYKQTRTRVSLTNNFVYALDPSSVFDKVILNTAIRQGFEKIDQTKLVQLSGPRSFSLATEQGENVGIFPALRYISEYSTEGKPLDITALLQATGNGNTFGVAHHYEAGLDWRFSKNNGRGLIYDMNSPYAATFVNSRPRPFNDIPASNLLAAFLGDQMSYAIDQHKFTLYTGLRFSRQLGIDPSYTISKKVFAESRLNLQYNLPHLMINNFPLKTDVTLGYGQFYKQPTLLMLYPNREFWDYTQLNYYNNDAQYRYVNFMTYVQNTENKAIEAAKSIKKEIRLDLSYRNHTLFFTYFKENMTNGFRSMLHTVLHTYKQYDASQVDLSQWNNGPDLNSTPYTVKQNMGEYAVTENGSETLKSGIEFGYSSPRIKAINTRFTLSAAYFKTQYRNSVPFLFKPTASIGPDGFPYYGIYRNDDGYVNSNMNYNLFIDTYLPSLDLTISASFQGSVFDRQRRDRRMAEPISYYGVDGIIHPFTEADKTDTYKQWLVRNVSVTDNMPTDYTFTVVGNLKITKSIYKTIRTSMFVTRMFNYSAPYVFNNVTVYRRGLNTPYFGMELNYNF, from the coding sequence ATGACACTCAGGATTTTATCATTTTTGTTCTTCATGCCTTTCGGCTCCTTGCTCTTATTCTCCCAAACTGAGAAAATACAGCTCACCATCCATGCATCCGGTGAAAACCAGCGCGAACTCGGGGACGTTTCTGTAAAAAGCACCGGAAATTCATCCGTCACCAACGAAAAAGGAGATGTTATCCTCTTCCTAAGCAGGGGCAGGCACCACATCATACTTACCCACACAAATTACCAGGAAAAAGAACTGGATGTGAATGTAGATGCTTCCAAAACACTGAATATCCGGCTCCAGGCCATAGATAAACTCGAAGAAGTGGTGATGTTCTCGAAAGAAAGCACAGGGCTTACGACAAAGTCTGTTATTGACCGGAAGGCAATGGAGCATCTGCAGCCATCAAGCTTTTCAGATTTGATGGAACTTTTACCCGGCGGATTGGCAAAAACCCCTGCCCTGAGCATCAACAACAGGCCTCTTATCCGTGAAAATCGCGGTGACATGAGCAACGGGCCCGGAAAGTACGACACCTCATCTCTGGGCGTGCAGTTTATGGTTGACGGAAACGTGATCAATTCCAACGCAGACATGCAGGTTTCTCTAGATAACTCACAGTTCGGCTATTCCCCTCAAGCCAGAGAAACGGCAACCACAGGGATTGATATGAGAACGATCTCCACCAATGACATTGAAAAAGTGGAAATCATCCGCGGGATTCCCTCAGCATCATACGGGGACCTGACTTCAGGCCTGATAAAAATTGAAAGGAAAATCGGAGCCTCCCCTTTGCAGGCAAGGTTTAAGGCAGACGGTTTCAGCAAGCAGTATTATGTAGGAAAAGGCTTTAAGGTTTCCGACAGCTGGCAGATCAATGCCGGCGCAGACTTTCTGGATTCCAAGGCAAACCCGACAGATGATTTTGAAAATTATCAGCGTGCCACAGCCTCTATCCGCTCCGTGAAAAAAGGATTTCTCGGGTCCAGGCCGCTGGAGTGGCGTTCGAGCATCGACTTTTCCACCAATATTGATGCTAAGAAAAATGACCCGGATAACGGCGTTCCTGATATCGACCGATATAAACAGACCAGGACGAGAGTAAGCCTTACCAACAATTTCGTGTACGCTTTAGACCCTTCTTCCGTCTTCGACAAGGTTATTTTAAATACGGCCATCCGTCAGGGATTCGAGAAAATCGACCAGACAAAACTGGTACAGCTCTCCGGGCCGAGGTCTTTTTCACTGGCTACTGAACAGGGCGAAAATGTAGGCATCTTCCCTGCGCTCAGGTATATCAGCGAATACAGCACAGAAGGGAAACCGCTGGATATCACGGCACTTCTTCAGGCTACAGGCAACGGCAATACATTCGGGGTTGCGCATCATTATGAAGCCGGTTTGGACTGGAGGTTTTCCAAAAACAACGGCAGGGGCCTGATTTACGATATGAATTCTCCTTATGCCGCTACTTTTGTCAATTCAAGGCCGAGGCCGTTCAATGACATCCCTGCCTCCAATTTACTGGCAGCCTTCTTGGGAGACCAGATGAGCTATGCCATAGACCAGCATAAATTTACGCTGTATACCGGTTTAAGGTTTTCCAGACAGCTGGGAATAGACCCGTCTTATACCATCAGCAAAAAGGTTTTTGCAGAATCGAGATTAAATTTACAGTACAACCTTCCGCATCTGATGATCAACAATTTCCCGCTGAAAACGGATGTTACTTTAGGATACGGGCAGTTCTACAAGCAGCCTACCCTTCTGATGCTTTATCCGAACCGGGAATTCTGGGATTACACGCAGCTTAACTATTACAACAACGATGCACAGTACCGCTACGTTAATTTCATGACCTATGTACAGAATACGGAAAACAAGGCCATTGAAGCGGCAAAAAGCATCAAAAAAGAAATACGGCTAGACCTGTCTTACCGGAACCATACCCTGTTCTTTACGTATTTTAAAGAAAATATGACCAACGGCTTCCGGAGCATGCTCCATACGGTGCTTCATACCTACAAACAGTATGATGCCTCGCAGGTAGACCTTTCCCAGTGGAACAACGGCCCGGATCTTAACTCTACCCCTTACACCGTGAAGCAGAATATGGGCGAATACGCAGTTACGGAGAACGGCAGCGAAACACTGAAGAGCGGGATTGAATTCGGGTACAGCTCGCCACGTATCAAAGCCATCAATACACGGTTTACCCTGAGCGCTGCTTATTTCAAAACCCAGTACAGGAACTCAGTCCCGTTTCTGTTTAAACCCACGGCATCAATCGGCCCGGACGGGTTCCCTTATTACGGGATTTACCGGAACGATGACGGATACGTTAATTCCAATATGAATTACAACCTTTTTATCGATACCTACCTTCCGAGCCTTGACCTTACGATCTCAGCATCTTTCCAGGGAAGCGTGTTTGACCGTCAGAGAAGAGACCGGAGAATGGCAGAACCTATATCCTATTATGGAGTTGACGGCATCATCCATCCGTTCACCGAGGCTGACAAAACGGATACTTACAAGCAGTGGCTGGTGCGGAATGTGTCAGTGACCGACAATATGCCTACAGATTACACCTTTACGGTTGTGGGGAACCTGAAAATCACGAAAAGCATTTATAAAACCATCCGGACATCCATGTTCGTGACGAGGATGTTCAATTACAGCGCTCCGTATGTCTTCAACAACGTAACGGTGTACAGAAGAGGGCTGAATACCCCGTATTTCGGAATGGAACTTAATTATAATTTTTAA
- a CDS encoding DUF4876 domain-containing protein, with protein sequence MKKSVILLSLAAAMATGFTVTSCSSDDDFGVTAKQNGVLTLNVTGEGITAYKGINIEITELNTGAVIKQTLESNVTTFSFDLPYGSYKITANGVVIANNEEARAAGVGQTDITSAVTNLTIPLFIKKFHEDFIIEEVFFTGIKTPDNKNYNSSRYFKITNNTSKVLFADQLIIGQSEFLTTDDKNPTPYNPNLSFAVKGVMVLPGTGNQYPVQPGDFIVIADNAINHKQNTSTAYDLHNADFEFPSTNPALGQVDNPSVPNAEVIYTQMQFNMFFLHNRGFESYVIARFPAGESKDSFLQKFKYDYTYQNSAGTVTSKSAYAIPNSWIVDAENNSVPTKFIHTLTSASMDSGWASVGATDNDANRYGKSVRRKTSGTLSNGKNLYMDTNNSTNDFTKDAVPSLKDGIDHNK encoded by the coding sequence ATGAAAAAGAGCGTTATCCTGCTAAGTTTAGCAGCAGCCATGGCAACAGGATTCACCGTAACCTCATGCTCAAGCGATGATGATTTCGGCGTAACGGCAAAACAGAACGGCGTACTGACGCTAAACGTTACGGGTGAGGGCATCACTGCCTACAAAGGCATCAACATCGAGATTACCGAACTTAATACAGGTGCTGTCATCAAGCAGACACTTGAGTCTAATGTAACTACATTTTCATTTGACCTCCCTTACGGATCTTATAAAATTACAGCCAACGGTGTCGTGATTGCCAACAATGAAGAAGCCAGGGCAGCCGGTGTAGGACAGACCGATATTACCTCTGCAGTAACCAACCTTACCATCCCTCTGTTTATAAAAAAATTCCATGAAGACTTTATCATTGAGGAAGTGTTCTTCACAGGGATAAAAACGCCGGATAATAAGAATTACAATTCCAGCCGTTATTTTAAAATTACCAACAATACCAGTAAGGTTCTTTTTGCAGATCAGCTGATCATCGGCCAGTCTGAATTCCTTACCACAGATGACAAAAACCCTACTCCATACAACCCCAATTTATCTTTTGCCGTAAAAGGTGTCATGGTATTACCGGGAACCGGAAACCAGTACCCTGTTCAGCCGGGGGATTTCATTGTGATTGCAGACAATGCCATCAACCACAAACAGAATACGAGTACAGCCTATGATCTGCATAATGCGGATTTTGAGTTCCCGTCTACCAATCCGGCTTTAGGGCAGGTGGATAACCCAAGTGTTCCGAATGCTGAAGTAATTTATACGCAGATGCAGTTTAATATGTTTTTCCTGCACAACAGAGGTTTTGAAAGCTACGTAATCGCAAGATTCCCGGCCGGCGAAAGCAAAGATTCATTCCTTCAGAAATTCAAGTATGACTACACGTATCAAAACAGTGCAGGTACAGTTACTTCAAAAAGCGCTTATGCCATCCCGAATTCATGGATTGTTGATGCAGAAAACAATTCTGTACCCACCAAATTCATTCACACCCTAACTTCTGCCAGCATGGATTCCGGATGGGCCTCCGTAGGAGCTACGGATAATGACGCAAACAGGTATGGGAAATCAGTAAGGCGTAAAACATCAGGAACACTTTCAAACGGCAAGAACCTGTATATGGATACCAACAATTCTACCAATGATTTTACCAAAGATGCCGTACCGAGCTTAAAAGACGGTATTGACCACAATAAATAA